In one Brienomyrus brachyistius isolate T26 chromosome 7, BBRACH_0.4, whole genome shotgun sequence genomic region, the following are encoded:
- the LOC125745606 gene encoding uncharacterized protein LOC125745606 isoform X1 — protein sequence MNTSCRTDDPVRSPKVHAEREYISGMSGSSDCQKNSVSLLRLRTQNCEMKIWKMILFAIIIVATASAKPLYQAGKRSKSFESSDSRYLPASKKSSNLSLSSESSESSQLLESSESSESSSESSKSSDSDQSSVSEESTMTLIISSGTAMTTPGIITETMTPRIKTEMTTPGINTEMTSPGINTETTTPGINTKMTTPGINTETTTPGINTETTTPVINTETTTPGINTETTTPGINTETTTPGINTETTTPGINTEMTTPGIKTEMTTSGINTEMTTPGINTEMTTPGINTEMTTPGINTEMTTSKAIGATTSPVSTIRRGDN from the exons GGAGTATATTAGTGGGATGTCGGGCTCCTCAGATTGCCAGAAGAACAGCGTGAGTCTGCTGCGGCTAAG AACCCAGAATTGTGAAATGAAGATCTGGAAGATGATACTTTTTGCTATTATTATTGTGGCAacagcatccgcaaagcca CTATATCAGGCTGGTAAAAGATCCAAATCATTTGAATCGTCGGATTCCAGGTATTTGCCAGCATCAAAAAAATCATCAAATCTTTCTCTGTCATCTGAATCGTCAGAGTCCTCGCAATTACTGGAATCATCAGAGTCATCAGAATCATCGTCAGAGTCGTCCAAGTCATCAGATTCAGATCAGAGTAGTGTCTCTGAGGAAAGCAcgatgacattaattatttcttCAGGAACAGCGATGACTACTCCAGGGATCATCACAGAGACAATGACTCCGAGGATCAAAACTGAGATGACGACTCCGGGGATCAACACCGAGATGACGAGTCCGGGGATCAACACCGAGACGACGACTCCGGGGATCAACACCAAGATGACGACTCCGGGGATCAACACTGAGACGACGACTCCGGGGATCAACACCGAGACGACGACTCCGGTGATCAACACCGAGACGACGACTCCGGGGATCAACACCGAGACGACGACTCCGGGGATCAACACCGAGACGACGACTCCGGGGATCAACACCGAGACGACGACTCCGGGGATCAACACCGAGATGACGACTCCGGGGATCAAAACGGAGATGACGACTTCGGGGATCAACACCGAGATGACGACTCCGGGGATCAACACCGAGATGACGACTCCGGGGATAAACACTGAAATGACGACTCCGGGGATCAACACTGAGATGACAACTTCAAAGGCCATTGGAGCAACTACAAGTCCTGTTTCTACAATCCGTAGAGGGGACAACTGA
- the LOC125745606 gene encoding uncharacterized protein LOC125745606 isoform X2: MSGSSDCQKNSVSLLRLRTQNCEMKIWKMILFAIIIVATASAKPLYQAGKRSKSFESSDSRYLPASKKSSNLSLSSESSESSQLLESSESSESSSESSKSSDSDQSSVSEESTMTLIISSGTAMTTPGIITETMTPRIKTEMTTPGINTEMTSPGINTETTTPGINTKMTTPGINTETTTPGINTETTTPVINTETTTPGINTETTTPGINTETTTPGINTETTTPGINTEMTTPGIKTEMTTSGINTEMTTPGINTEMTTPGINTEMTTPGINTEMTTSKAIGATTSPVSTIRRGDN; encoded by the exons ATGTCGGGCTCCTCAGATTGCCAGAAGAACAGCGTGAGTCTGCTGCGGCTAAG AACCCAGAATTGTGAAATGAAGATCTGGAAGATGATACTTTTTGCTATTATTATTGTGGCAacagcatccgcaaagcca CTATATCAGGCTGGTAAAAGATCCAAATCATTTGAATCGTCGGATTCCAGGTATTTGCCAGCATCAAAAAAATCATCAAATCTTTCTCTGTCATCTGAATCGTCAGAGTCCTCGCAATTACTGGAATCATCAGAGTCATCAGAATCATCGTCAGAGTCGTCCAAGTCATCAGATTCAGATCAGAGTAGTGTCTCTGAGGAAAGCAcgatgacattaattatttcttCAGGAACAGCGATGACTACTCCAGGGATCATCACAGAGACAATGACTCCGAGGATCAAAACTGAGATGACGACTCCGGGGATCAACACCGAGATGACGAGTCCGGGGATCAACACCGAGACGACGACTCCGGGGATCAACACCAAGATGACGACTCCGGGGATCAACACTGAGACGACGACTCCGGGGATCAACACCGAGACGACGACTCCGGTGATCAACACCGAGACGACGACTCCGGGGATCAACACCGAGACGACGACTCCGGGGATCAACACCGAGACGACGACTCCGGGGATCAACACCGAGACGACGACTCCGGGGATCAACACCGAGATGACGACTCCGGGGATCAAAACGGAGATGACGACTTCGGGGATCAACACCGAGATGACGACTCCGGGGATCAACACCGAGATGACGACTCCGGGGATAAACACTGAAATGACGACTCCGGGGATCAACACTGAGATGACAACTTCAAAGGCCATTGGAGCAACTACAAGTCCTGTTTCTACAATCCGTAGAGGGGACAACTGA
- the spp1 gene encoding osteopontin: MKTAVIFLVLLATVICHPVKRSASSSESSEEQVKPARGQAKPALSLMKAAADLSQTAPEQAVTAGSDESSDSSDENQESDTASDDSDDDDDTSESDETTEVTSVAPTLAAWTLPPFNGRGDSLGYPSDYKSSMFMESNKVEQDPSSYKSYSANKMDENSNLVNKKSSVYTEKDRNDIEKTLKVYKAVQVYEDPAEEDTSTPEMDSQGLDPSSERQGPAASQGTESTDETEEAANTSSDSTSAADGSESSQSSEEATATPGAADGDSSQSSESQESDSTEDHSAAPELITAK, encoded by the exons ATGAAAACTGCCGTCATATTTCTTGTTCTCCTAGCAACAGTCATCTGCCATCCC GTGAAAAGATCTGCAAGCAGCTCAGAAAGCTCGGAGGAGCAG GTGAAGCCGGCTCGCGGGCAGGCAAAGCCAGCCCTCTCGCTGATGAAAGCCGCAGCGGATCTCTCTCAGACAGCCCCTGAGCAG GCTGTGACGGCGGGATCTGATGAGAGCTCTGACAGCTCCGATGAGAACCAG GAGTCCGACACAGCGTCAGATGACAGCGATGATGATGAC GACACCAGTGAGAGTGATGAGACCACGGAGGTCACCTCCGTGGCCCCAACCCTGGCGGCATGGACATTGCCCCCCTTCAACGGGAGAGGGGACAGCCTGGGCTACCCCAGCGACTACAAATCCAGCATGTTCATGGAGAGCAACAAGGTAGAGCAGGACCCATCTTCCTACAAGTCCTACAGTGCTAACAAAATGGATGAGAACTCCAACCTGGTGAACAAGAAGTCTTCTGTCTATACCGAAAAGGACAGGAACGACATTGAGAAGACCTTGAAAGTATACAAG GCAGTCCAGGTTTATGAGGACCCCGCTGAGGAGGACACCAGCACCCCAGAGATGGATTCCCAGGGTCTCGACCCCTCCAGTGAGCGTCAGGGCCCGGCGGCCAGCCAGGGGACAGAGAGCACCGACGAGACAGAGGAGGCGGCGAACACCAGCAGCGACAGCACCAGTGCTGCCGATGGCTCTGAGAGCAGTCAGAGCAGCGAAGAAGCCACAGCTACACCCGGGGCCGCTGACGGCGACTCCTCGCAGAGCTCCGAGAGCCAGGAGAGCGACTCGACAGAGGACCACAGCGCGGCGCCTGAGCTCATCACTGCCAAATAA